In Panacibacter ginsenosidivorans, the following proteins share a genomic window:
- the porU2 gene encoding putative type IX secretion system sortase PorU2 yields the protein MNQTVLLILSFCCVALLCGWFFMQRLSLGLSPEGERGQAFFKISSVVLTNLQKKYHQQTALFNRMMMVCLLLVAAVAAKAQYNNEWIDYSKTYYKFKVGKTGLYRISQQTLSNNLLGNTPAEQFQLWRNGVQVAIYTSVPSGIIPANGYIEFWGEKNDGKPDKALYKNPANQLSDVLSLETDTAAYFLTVNNAGNNLRVTDAANNVAGNILSPEPYLLYEYRYDYQQRLNWGKGINFGEYVYSSSYDVGEFWASNDIYQATPLQLNAGNLFVETTAGIDPVLKVSFAGNSSNDNNGSVYRNVKADINNSNFIDQRLVQMSAEVLPNTKTIPLTLLNTTNNNFRFSIYNTNEFDRVAVGFVSLTYPRKFNFGGASNFAFTMPAKAQDSYLEIDASSFSSGATTPFLYDLTNNKRYTAVVSGGFIKFVLPATMTERKLVLVSEDAANLNTVSSMVARNFIDYSISNNQGDYLIISNKILQVGTDAYKTYRSGSAGGAYNAKVFDIDELVDQFAFGIKKDPLSVKNFLKYARNKFAVAPKFAFLIGKAVTYNEYREHETSVFADQLNLVPTFGWPASDALLASNDLDPIPATPIGRLAVIKSEEVQIYLDKIKEYEHKQQSATQTVDEKLWMKNMVHVVGANDPSLDAALTADQNRYRDTIRGPLYGASVFSFNRTATGLETPYTESLMEKQFNNGLALLNYFGHSAATSLDYNLNDPNQFNNAGKYPVFLVNGCNAGNIYSYDTSRFSLITSLSEKFVLAKDRGSIGFIASTHFGIESYLDIYNQGFYSSLSSVNGYNMPVTVNMKDAAIKLVNTNFDSVTRYQHAEQNALHGDPALKINAFAKPDFAVEDSKVIVDPSFISVADNSFNIKAYFYNLGKAEGDFVAISVKWQHPDNTITSLVDKQIVAVRYIDSIAMTVPIVASRDVGSNKLLVSIDAPGKYDELSEMNNNVTKTFFIYEDELKPVYPYNFSIVNRQNIRLVASTANPLSPVKQYSMQIDTTELFDSPLKYSENITSAGGILEFNPGIAFSDSTVYYWRVAPVPSDGNYIWNTSSFVYLANSSFGYNQSHLYQHLKSGVERIYIDSFSRKWNYKPDSSSLKITHSIFGQGASGTTSPADYAIQINGQTITASVCLGHSVVFNLFDPITLKPYYNQAIPSTNPSGSYGGFMNSSALTCNAPGGKTGTEYNFEFSYLDSTAGKPLGRRLMRDFMDWIPDGVIITARLIFDEPFATQPFVDRWIHDSVYYGKGNTAYDRLKSAGFAGFDQYTYPRTWVFVYKKKTASFEPVWKLSEGLSDQINLQLTIETPDSLGYITSPLFGPATAWKQVKWRGNTADAKAGDLPIVDVIGVSNTGIESVLYTLNISQQDFDISSVNVAAYPYIRLRMRNADSINLTPYQLRYWRLLYDPVPEGALAPNLLYNFKDSLNLGEKTDFQMAFKNVGDVSFTDSIKVNMTVYDASNVAHPITAPKLKKLNAGDTATISYLIDSKTFNGTNNLFLDVNPDNDQPEQYHFNNFLYKKFQVNTDNFKPVMDVTFDGIHILNNDIVSAQPHVLISIKDESKFLLLDDTSLCKVQLQYPDGSLRRFYFNTDTLRFTAATATSSDNTAKVDFTPYLLDDGTYQLIVHAEDKTGNAAGGTDYTVSFMVYNKPMISNMFNYPNPFTTSTAFVFTVTGSQVPQNIRIQVLTITGKIVKEITKEELGPLHIGRNITEYKWDGTDQYGQKLANGVYLYRVITNLNGNKLDKFPTYDSNGSEVNTDKYFNKGYGKMYLMR from the coding sequence AAACAGGGTTGTATAGAATAAGTCAGCAAACACTTTCTAATAATTTATTGGGCAATACACCTGCAGAACAGTTTCAGTTATGGCGCAATGGTGTGCAGGTAGCTATTTATACAAGTGTGCCAAGTGGTATAATTCCGGCGAATGGTTATATAGAATTCTGGGGAGAAAAAAATGACGGCAAACCAGATAAGGCATTGTATAAAAACCCCGCCAATCAGCTAAGTGATGTGCTTAGTTTAGAAACGGATACTGCAGCCTATTTTCTTACTGTAAATAATGCAGGGAATAATTTACGTGTAACAGATGCAGCCAATAATGTTGCGGGTAACATACTTTCACCGGAGCCATACTTGTTGTATGAATACCGATACGATTACCAGCAACGGCTTAACTGGGGCAAGGGTATAAACTTTGGTGAATATGTGTATTCTTCAAGTTACGATGTCGGCGAGTTCTGGGCAAGCAATGATATATACCAGGCCACACCACTGCAATTGAATGCAGGTAATTTATTTGTTGAAACAACTGCTGGTATTGATCCTGTATTGAAGGTGAGTTTTGCAGGCAATTCTTCGAATGATAATAACGGTTCAGTTTATAGAAATGTAAAAGCAGATATCAATAACAGTAATTTTATTGATCAACGATTGGTACAAATGAGTGCTGAAGTTTTACCTAATACTAAAACAATTCCACTCACACTGCTCAACACAACGAATAACAATTTTAGATTCTCAATTTATAACACCAATGAATTTGATAGGGTAGCAGTGGGATTTGTAAGTCTTACTTATCCAAGAAAATTCAATTTTGGTGGTGCTTCCAATTTTGCATTTACAATGCCTGCAAAAGCGCAGGATAGTTATTTGGAGATTGACGCCAGTAGCTTTAGCAGTGGCGCAACAACACCTTTTCTGTATGATCTTACCAATAATAAAAGATATACTGCAGTTGTATCAGGAGGCTTTATAAAATTTGTATTGCCCGCAACAATGACCGAAAGGAAATTGGTATTGGTAAGTGAAGATGCAGCCAATTTAAATACTGTAAGCAGTATGGTTGCCCGCAACTTTATTGATTATAGTATCAGCAATAACCAGGGAGATTATCTTATAATTTCTAATAAGATATTACAGGTGGGTACGGATGCTTATAAAACTTATCGTTCTGGTTCAGCAGGCGGAGCTTACAATGCAAAAGTTTTTGATATAGATGAATTGGTTGACCAGTTTGCATTTGGTATAAAGAAAGACCCTTTATCTGTAAAGAATTTTTTGAAGTACGCAAGAAATAAATTTGCGGTCGCACCAAAATTTGCTTTCCTCATTGGCAAGGCTGTAACCTATAATGAATACAGGGAACATGAAACTTCTGTTTTTGCAGATCAGTTAAATCTTGTACCAACATTTGGATGGCCCGCATCAGATGCTTTACTGGCGAGTAATGATCTTGATCCTATTCCTGCAACACCTATTGGAAGATTAGCTGTAATAAAATCAGAAGAAGTACAAATTTACCTGGATAAAATAAAAGAATACGAACATAAGCAACAAAGCGCTACGCAAACAGTTGATGAAAAATTGTGGATGAAAAATATGGTGCATGTTGTTGGAGCAAATGACCCCAGCCTCGATGCTGCACTTACTGCAGATCAAAACAGGTACAGAGATACGATTAGAGGTCCTTTATATGGAGCAAGTGTTTTCAGCTTTAACCGCACGGCAACAGGTCTCGAAACACCCTATACAGAATCCCTGATGGAAAAGCAGTTCAATAATGGTCTTGCATTATTAAATTATTTTGGGCACTCTGCGGCTACATCCCTGGATTACAATCTAAACGATCCTAACCAATTTAATAACGCAGGAAAGTATCCCGTCTTCCTTGTAAATGGTTGTAATGCAGGAAACATTTATTCTTATGATACCAGCAGGTTTAGCTTAATAACTTCTTTATCAGAAAAATTTGTATTGGCCAAAGACCGCGGCAGTATTGGTTTTATAGCCAGCACGCATTTTGGCATAGAAAGTTATCTTGATATTTATAACCAGGGATTTTATTCTTCATTATCGTCTGTAAACGGTTACAATATGCCGGTTACAGTTAACATGAAAGATGCAGCAATAAAATTAGTGAACACAAATTTTGACTCCGTTACGCGTTATCAGCATGCAGAGCAGAATGCATTACACGGCGATCCTGCTTTAAAGATTAATGCTTTCGCAAAACCTGATTTTGCGGTAGAAGATTCCAAAGTAATTGTTGATCCGAGTTTTATTTCAGTAGCAGATAACAGTTTTAATATAAAGGCATACTTCTATAATCTTGGCAAGGCAGAAGGAGATTTTGTTGCTATATCTGTAAAATGGCAACATCCTGATAACACTATTACAAGTTTAGTGGACAAGCAAATTGTAGCAGTAAGATATATTGATTCTATTGCAATGACGGTTCCTATTGTTGCTTCAAGAGATGTCGGCAGTAATAAATTGCTCGTATCTATTGACGCGCCGGGTAAATATGACGAGTTAAGTGAAATGAATAATAATGTTACCAAAACATTTTTCATTTATGAAGATGAACTGAAACCTGTTTATCCATATAATTTCAGTATTGTAAACAGGCAAAATATAAGACTGGTTGCGTCTACTGCAAACCCACTGAGTCCTGTTAAGCAATATAGCATGCAGATAGATACCACTGAATTATTCGACTCTCCTTTAAAATATAGTGAGAATATAACTTCTGCTGGTGGCATACTGGAATTTAATCCTGGCATAGCATTCAGCGATAGTACGGTTTATTACTGGCGTGTGGCGCCGGTGCCTTCAGATGGAAATTATATATGGAACACAAGCAGTTTTGTGTACCTGGCAAATAGCAGCTTTGGTTATAACCAATCACATTTGTACCAACATTTAAAATCTGGTGTTGAACGTATTTATATAGACAGTTTTAGTCGCAAGTGGAATTATAAACCTGATTCTTCTTCCCTAAAAATCACTCATTCTATTTTTGGACAGGGTGCAAGTGGCACAACCAGCCCTGCTGATTATGCAATACAAATAAACGGGCAGACTATTACTGCGAGTGTTTGTTTGGGTCATTCAGTTGTATTCAATTTATTCGATCCAATTACATTAAAGCCTTACTATAACCAGGCTATTCCTTCTACCAATCCATCTGGTTCTTATGGTGGATTTATGAATAGTAGCGCACTTACTTGTAATGCGCCTGGCGGTAAAACAGGAACAGAATATAATTTTGAATTTTCTTACCTTGACTCTACTGCTGGTAAACCTTTAGGAAGAAGATTAATGCGTGATTTTATGGATTGGATTCCGGACGGAGTAATAATAACGGCAAGATTAATTTTTGATGAACCTTTTGCAACACAACCGTTTGTCGATAGATGGATACATGATAGTGTGTATTACGGAAAAGGTAATACTGCTTATGACCGTTTAAAATCCGCCGGTTTTGCAGGATTTGATCAGTATACTTATCCAAGAACATGGGTATTTGTGTACAAAAAGAAAACAGCTTCTTTTGAACCGGTTTGGAAATTATCCGAAGGCTTATCGGATCAGATCAATTTACAGCTTACAATAGAAACGCCTGATTCACTTGGCTATATTACATCTCCTTTGTTTGGCCCCGCTACTGCTTGGAAACAAGTAAAATGGAGGGGAAATACAGCCGATGCAAAAGCAGGTGACCTTCCAATTGTTGATGTGATTGGTGTAAGCAATACAGGGATAGAGTCTGTTTTATATACGCTCAATATATCACAACAGGATTTTGATATTTCTTCAGTAAATGTTGCAGCTTATCCTTATATAAGACTGAGGATGCGAAATGCAGATAGTATTAATCTTACACCATATCAATTAAGGTATTGGAGATTATTATATGATCCTGTCCCGGAAGGAGCTTTAGCACCAAACTTACTCTACAACTTTAAAGACAGCTTAAATCTTGGTGAAAAGACTGACTTCCAGATGGCATTCAAAAATGTAGGTGACGTGTCTTTTACGGATAGTATAAAAGTGAACATGACAGTGTATGATGCTTCAAATGTTGCGCATCCCATTACTGCTCCGAAACTAAAAAAATTAAATGCAGGAGATACTGCCACGATAAGCTATCTAATTGACTCAAAGACTTTTAATGGAACAAATAACCTGTTCCTTGATGTTAATCCTGACAATGATCAACCAGAGCAATATCACTTCAATAATTTTCTTTATAAAAAGTTCCAGGTAAACACAGATAATTTCAAACCTGTTATGGATGTTACGTTTGATGGCATACACATTCTTAATAACGATATTGTTTCTGCACAACCACACGTGCTAATCAGTATAAAAGATGAATCAAAATTCCTCTTACTTGATGACACCAGTTTATGTAAAGTACAACTTCAATATCCAGACGGTAGTTTAAGAAGATTCTATTTCAATACAGACACATTAAGGTTTACTGCCGCCACAGCAACTTCATCTGATAATACAGCTAAGGTAGATTTTACGCCTTATTTACTGGATGATGGAACGTACCAACTGATCGTCCACGCTGAAGATAAAACCGGCAATGCCGCAGGCGGTACAGATTATACAGTTTCATTTATGGTTTATAATAAGCCTATGATCTCAAACATGTTCAACTATCCAAACCCTTTTACAACAAGTACCGCTTTTGTTTTTACGGTAACAGGTAGCCAGGTGCCGCAAAATATAAGAATACAGGTGCTTACCATTACTGGTAAGATCGTAAAAGAAATAACAAAAGAGGAATTGGGACCACTGCATATTGGTCGCAACATCACCGAATACAAATGGGATGGTACCGACCAATATGGGCAGAAACTTGCAAATGGTGTGTACTTATACAGAGTAATTACAAACCTGAATGGTAATAAATTAGACAAGTTTCCTACATACGATTCAAATGGCAGTGAAGTAAATACTGATAAATATTTCAACAAAGGCTATGGTAAAATGTATTTAATGA